The genomic segment TACCTGGTACGCGAAGCCGACACGAGGTGCAAAGTTGGTCTTCTGCGTCTGCACCAGGCCCTTTCCGTACCGGTTGGTCTGCATGAGAGTGATGCCGTCTTTCGCTAGAAGATCCACGAAGCCATAGCAACCTATGCCAGCGCAGGTCCCCGGCGTGTCAGGAGTACCAGTCGACAGCTTTCTGTTTCCACTCCCTGTAGCAGGGATGAGGAACGTGGGAGAACCAAGGTTCTTGTCTGGAAGCGCGTAGGGAACAAAGTTCGCCTGCGCGCCGCCAACTTCATTGATCGGCCCGAAGTAATCCCAACGGAGGCCGAGGTTCAACGTGAGCTTGGGCGTCATCTTCCAGTCATCCTGGAAGTAGGTTGCGAAGTAAACCCTCTGGTCGTGCGTGGTGGCGATGTTGGATGCGAACACGCCATCGGAGCCGCCCGAGTAGTCAAACTTCTTGGCACTCGGAGTGTCCGCAAAGTTGTATGAGTTGGCCTGGGCGGGCAGTACGAACTGTGCCACGCCGCCGGTTGTGCTCGATTGGTTCGGAATATCCGTGAATCCGCCGCCGTAGTTAAATTGGCCGTGCGACCATGCGGGCTGCAGCGTCGAGAACTTCACGTTCTGATACTCGATGCCCATCTTGAAGCCGTGCTTCCCGTAAATCCGCGTAAAGTCGTCCGTGACCTGGAGGGTCTGGCTGACTTCATCGGACGGCAGGAATGCGTTGCTTCCGAGCTGTGCCAGGTTTCCAATGCCGAAGGCTGGCAAGCCACCGTTCTCAGGGCCATCGGTAGGAGGTTGCGGAATACCCGCGATGCCGTACTTAGCCGGAATTCCAGCTTCCGTGGCCACCGGTCCGAAGCGCGTGGTGTGCAGGTGCGCGAACCCGCCGCGGACCTGGTTAATCACGTTCGGCGAGAACACATGCGTGTAGCCAGCGACCATCTGGTGCGACCGGGCCGTCTGCTCGCCCTGATCGAACGATCCGCCGTCGGCCACGCCGCCGAAGATGCCCGGGATGAAGATCGGATCGTCAGACATGCTATACCGTCCGAAAATCTGATTCTTATCGTTCGGGTTCACGTCCCCGCGGATGTCGAACTGGTTGCGATGCTCATAGAGCGCGGGGCTGGAGCTGAATGTCTGTAAGCCGGAGTTCGGCTCCGGAAACAGATTCAGAATGTTGATCGCAGCCTGAGACTCCGGATTGCTAAGTCTGCCGGCCGGTATGTGGTTGAGGTTGCAAGCCGCGGCTGTGAATGTCGCGGTGGCGGGTCCGCATGTGCCAAACGGATCGCGGACGTATGCTTGGCCGCCTGTGTTTTTGAGACCGGAAACGGGATCGATCGCACCGGCTGCCAAATAGCGCGTCGTCGCCGGATCGAGAATTGTGCCGCTGGGAATGGAGCGTCCCAAAGCGTCGGTACGCGAGCCGGAGTTAAATGTCAGGATGTCCGACAGATCGGTGTATCCGCTGCTGCGCATCAGCTTCGTCGGTACGTTGCCGTTCTCAGGCGTGCCCTGAACGCGGCGGAAGCCTTCGTAGTCGCCGAAGATGAACACCTTGTTCTTGATGATCGGGCCACCGAAGCTGGCGCCGAACTGGTTCTGGCGGAGCTTGCCGCGGGGCTGGCCGTTGTTGTTCTCGAAGTAGTCGGCCGCATCGAGCTTGTCGTTGCGGAAGAACTCCCACACGGCACCGTGAATGCTGTTCGTACCCGACTTGATTGTCGCGTTCATGACCGCGCCCGCCGAGCGGCCAAGCTCGGCGCTGAAGTCGGCTGTCTGCACCTTGAACTCCTGAATGGCGTCCACGGGTGGCAAAATCACGAAGTTGGTGCCGTTCAGGAAGTCCACGGCGTTGGAGTTGTTGTCGATGCCATCGATCAGGTAGTTGTTCTGCGAGGGGCGAAGGCCGTTGGCTGAAAACGCGCCGGAAGCGGCGTTGCCGCGCGTATCCGGCTGCGGCGTCTGCATGCCCGCGCCAAGCTGGGCTAGGAACGTAAAGTTACGGCCATTCAGCGGCAGCGCGTTCACCTGCGCTTCGCCAATCACCTGTCCAACCGAGGCCTCCTCGGTCTGCAGCACGGGAGGGGCGGTATTGACCTCGACGGTTTCCGTAGTGGCGCCAGGCTTCAATGAAACGTTCACCTGGACCACCTGCGCGACCTGGACCGTGATCTTGGTCTGCGTCGTCTTGGCAAAGCCCGTCGCAGTCACCGTCAGCGTGTAGTGCCCAATGCGCACTGGTGAAAACGTATAACCACCGCTCGAGTTTGTCTTGGTCTGGAGCGTGATTCCTTGGTCGATGTTCAGAAGGGTGACGTCCGCGTTGGGTACAACGGCGCCACTTGTATCCTGAACCGTTCCAGTGATTGCTCCTTCGTCAACCTGGCTGAGTGCAGGTCGGCTCTGGAGAAGCAGAATGCACAGGCAGCCAAGAACTGCACATCGTAATGCGTTGAACAGCATGGACCTTCCAGAATCACGACCCATGAGAGTAAACCTCCAAATTGCTTGCGGTTTGCTTGTTTCGCGTCACACTTCTCGATTGGGAAAAGGCAGAGCCCTAAGAGAGATCCAGGGAAGACAACGACGCCCGCTTTGTAAACGGTTTCAGTTCTTGGGCAGCAAACTACGTGATTCTTAAAATGGTTGTCAACCAAAAGTTGGAGATCAGACTAACCCTCACTGTGGATCTCGTTCTGGTGAATCGATTTGTGGCCGCCTAATCTGATCTCGCAATCCGGACATAAGCAGTCCATTTTCAATATGATACAGTCTCTACGATCGACAGACAGCCCTCGGGTAGTGCTTGTTTACATAACGACATTTAATTTTCGTGGGATCAAAGATTTCCAGCCGCGTGCCAGCCCCAAAAGATTTCCTCTATGATGTCCACCAATGAAGTCCCAGTTGAACTTACTTAGACCACGCGTCTCCAGGAGAGCGGTTCTCAAGGGACTCTCACTCGCCTCTTTCGCGCTTAAAGCGGCGCCTATCTTGGGCTTCGAACTCGGTGAAGGCGTCGAACGTGCCGGCGAGTTATCACTGGCCGATGTTCATCTTTCTCCTCACTATCCCTCGCAGTCGCCGTTGACTGACATCTTTCGCCTGGTGCCCCCAGGATCCGATGACTATCCGCTCGAAAAAGCCGCGGTCGAGATCGAAGCTCTCCTCGACCGCTGGGGGACGACGCTGAAAAATTCCCCACAAAGCACAGCTGCCCTTTCCGATCTTCTCGAGCCCGAACTCGACGCGACCGACATTGAGAAAGGCATTCAGCGCCCGATCCGAACCGGCTTTGGCATCGACGCAGTCGCGAGCAGCTTTTCCTCCACCTCGAAACGGCCGCGCGAGCAGTTCATCGCCGGCATCGCTGAGTGGCTGAAACCGGCGTCCTCCCTTCAAACAGCTGAATTCGAAATTTTCAGCATCGAGCCGGTCTCGCAATCCTCCTCCGCGCTGCGCATTGAAGTTCGATATGACATCGTCTCAACTCTGCCTGACAACAAGCGCGAGGAGCGCGTAGGCACGTGGAACATGGAATGGGCGCGCGACGAACAGCAACAATGGCGCGCGCGGCTCTGGCACTTTGGCGAGGAAAAGCGCTCATTCTCTAAGGGGCCCGCTTTTACTGACGTCACTGCCAACGCATTCGCTGGGGTCGATTCCTATCACGCGCAGTTAATGCACGGTGCCGACTATTGGCGCACAGTGATCGATGGCGCTGTAGGCATCGACGTCTACGGTAACAATGGCGTGGCTGCTGGCGATTTCGATGGAGACGGTTTTGATGATCTCTACATCTGCCAGCCCGCCGGCCTGCCCAATCGCCTCTATAAAAACCATGGAGACGGCACCTTTGAAGATGTGACGGAGAAGGCCGGCGTTGGCGTTCTAGACCGCACCGCCTGTGCTCTTTTCGCCGACTTCCAGAACCGCGGTCGCCAGGATCTGCTTGTCGTCTGCGGCAGCGGACCGCTCCTGTTTCTCAACAATGGCAACAGCACGTTCACGCTCAAGCGCGATGCCTTCAAGTTCGCACGTCCGCCGCAGGGTGCGTTCACGCACGCAGCGATTGCCGACTACGACAATGACGGCCGTCTCGACGTCTACTTTTGCCTCTACATGTACTACCTCGGTCTGGAGCAATATAACTACCCAGTCCCTTACTACGACGCACGCAACGGTCCGCCCAATTACCTCTTCCGCAATCAGGGTGACGGCACCTTCATCGAAGCCACAGAGCCCGCAGGACTCAACGTCAGCAACAATCGCTACAGCTTCGCCTGCGCCTGGGGAGACTCAAACGGCAACGGACATCCTGATCTCTTCATCGCCAACGATTTCGGAAGCTCTCAGCTCTATCGCAACAATGGCGACGGTACCTTCAAAGACGTGTCGCAAGAGGCGCACGTAGAGAGTGTCGGAGCGGGCATGGGCTGCTGCTGGGCCGACTACGACAACGACGGTCGCCAGGACGTTTACGTTCCAAGCATGTGGGAAGCCGCTGGCCAGCGCGTATCCCAGCAGCGGCAGTTTCACCCCGATGCGCCAGCCAATATTCGTGAGTTATACCAGCGTCACGCGCGCGGGAATGCGCTCTACAGAAACCGTGGCGACGGCACATTCCTGAACGTTGGCCAATCCGCCGCGGTAGAGATGGGGCGTTGGTCCTGGTCTTCCGACTTCTGGGATTGGGATCACGACGGCTACAGCGACCTGTATGTTTCGAACGGGTATCTGACCTGCCCTCAAGCGGACGAGCTCGCTGGATTCTTCTGGCGTCAGATAGTGGCCAAGTCTCCCGAAGATACAACTCCTCTTCTGACCTACGAACGAGGCTGGAACGCCATCAACGAGCTGGTGCGGGCCGATCACACGTGGCACGGTCTGGCCCGCAATGTGGCTTTCGTCAACAATCGCGATGGCACCTTCACTGAAGCGTCCGGCACGCTGCAACTCGACTTCCGCGACGACGCGCGTGCCTTTGCTCTTTCCGATCTCGATCATGACGGCCGGCTCGAAGTCATCGTCAAGAACCGCACCGCGCCGCAAGTCCGCGTACTTCGCAACGACCTGAACCCCATCGGATCGTCAATCTCGTTCTGCCTGACCGGTACGCGCAGCAACCGCGATGCGATCGGCGCATCGATCTCGATCACCGCAGCGGGCACAACACAAACGAGGTACCTGCAGGCCGGCGCGGGATTCCTCTCGCAGCACACCAAGGAACTGTTCATCGGCCTCGGCGCGCAACAAGGCATGATCCAGGCTATGGTTCGATGGCCTTCGGGGTTGACGCAGACATTCTCCGAACTACCCGTTGGCCATCGCATCCACATCGAAGAAGGCAACTCCACGTTTCGTGCGGTTGCCCATGCCGCTCCGCGCACCGGTCAGAAAGCGAATGCCTCCGCTTCTGCGCGTGAACCTTTGCCGCTGCAATCGGAGACATGGCTCATCCAGCCGCTCAGGGCCCCCGCCTTCCAACTGCCAGATATCGACGGAGCCAATCATGCGCTCGACTCCTGGAGCGGGCGCCCCTTGCTGCTGACCTTCTGGTCGACAGAAGCCGCGCAGAGTCTCCGCCAACTCTCAGCCTTGAAGGCCGCGGCTCCGCTGCTCGAACGCAGTCACCTCAAAGTCGTCGCAATCAGCCTCGATGAACCTGCCCGAGTGCCCGAGGCGCGCAAGGAGGCGACTCAATTCCGTTCTTTCGCCACGGTGCTCTTCGCAACGCAGGACGTCTCCGGAATCTACAACATTCTTTATCGCCATCTCTTCGATCGCCGGCGCGACCTGCCCATTCCCGCGTCGTTCTTGATCGACAGCAAGGGAATGATCGTGAAGATCTATCAGGGCTTCGCCGAAGCACCGCGCATCGCCGACGACACCAACGCTATTCCCACGGACAGCCAGGCCCGTATGCGCGCCGCCCTACCGTTTTCAGGCATGCTCATACAGGATGCGTTTGAGCGCAACGACTTCACCTACGGCGTTGCACTCTACCAGCACGGGTTCCTCGATCAAGCAGACGAGTCGTTCCGCCAGGTCGTCGCTGCCAAGCCCGATAACGCCAACGCCTATTACAACCTCGGCACGCTTAATCTCCGACGAAACCGCCTCGCGGAAGCTAAGGGCTACCTGCAGAAGACAGTCGAACTGCGCCCCGCCTTTGCAGAGGCCTGGAACAATCTCGGCATGATCGCTGCGCAGCAAGGCGACGCAGATGAAGCCATTCGCGATTTCCAGCAATCCATCGCGATCAGGCCCGCTTACTTCACTGCGCATCTGAACCTCGGCAATCTCTATCGCCGGCAACGCGCCTTCGACAAGGCAGATGCATCGCTTTCGCGCGCACTCGCCATCCGTCCAGACGATCCTGAGATTCACTACAGCCTCGGCATGCTGTTCGCGCAGCAGGATGACTTCCAGCGCGCCGAACAATATCTCGAGCATGCCGTCGCATTGCGGCCCGACTATCCCGAGGCGCTCAACAACCTCGGCGTCCTCTACGTGCGCCGTCAGGATTACGCGAGAGCCGAAGACAAATTCCTCGCCGGGATCAAGGCGGCGCCCACCTTCGATCAGTCGTACCTGAACCTGGCGCGTCTCTACGCCAACCGCAACGACAAGCAGAAGGCGCGCGACGTGCTTCAGCAGTTGCTCCAGTTGCGGCCGGACGACGACAACGCAAGGCGAGCTTTGGAAGTGCTACAATGAGCGCCGCAACACATCTACACATAGGTATCGAGAGGATGGCTCCCCGCATCGCCTCAAAAGCACGTTCCGCGATTGCAGATAGATTCACGCGTCAAGCCGGCGTTCTCGCGCTTCTGAGCCTTGCAGCGCTTGGTTTTGCGCAGCAGAAGGTCGACACATCTCCCTACCATTCAGCGGAGACACTTCTGGCCGAGCACAGGCTCGCCGAGGCGCGCACTGAGGCGCTCGAACAGTTGAAGACGCACCCCAGCGTTGAGGGTTACAACCTTCTCGGCATCATCCAATCGAACCAGCAGGATTATGAAGCGGCGATTGCCTCCTTCCAGCAGGCTCTGCGTCTCAGTCCGCGCTCGACCAAGACTCTCAACAACCTGGGCAACACCTACGCGGCACAGAAGCGCCTGGACCTGGCGGAGAGCGAGTTCCGCACTGTTCTTCGTATGGACCCCGCCAATGCCGATGCCAATTACAATCTCGGCGTTCTTTTGATGATGAAGGGCTCTGCCGGCGCGGCCATCCCGCATTTCGAGCGCGTTCATACGACGCAATCGCAGTTCAACCTGGTGCGAGCCTACCTGCAGACGCAACGAGCGGCAGAGGCTCTGCGCACTGCCGACACTCTCGCCGACGCTCACAAGAGTGAAGTCCAGGTGCAGTTTTCGCTGGGTGTTCTGCTGGCCTCTGCGCAACAATACAAAACCGCTCAGCGGCTGCTTGATCGGGCGGAGGCCCTAGAGCCAGAGAGTTTCGAGATCCTCTTCAATCTCGGCCAGGTGCAGGTCCGCGCCGCGAACAATGCCGCTGCCGAGGTCACGCTTACAAGGGCGCTCAAGATCCAGCCGGGAAACGTCGAGGCGCTCCACCTTCTTGCCCAGGCCTACGTCGGTCAATCGCGCCCGCTCGACGCATTGGATGTACTGATGCAGGCGCACAAGATAGCCCCGCAAAACGCCGACATCATCTTCCTCATGGCCCAAGTCACCATGTCGCAGAATTACTACGAGGATGCGATTCCGCTTCTCGAATCGGGCCTTGAGATCGCTCCACGCCGCCCCGATCTTCTCGCTGCGCTGGGCGAAAGCTACTTCATGGCGGGAAAGACCGAGAAGGCGATTGAGAAGTTCAACGCCTTGCTCGAAATCGACAAGACTTCGCGCTCCTATGCCTTTCTGGGCCTCTCCTATCGCAACCTCGGCCGCTTCGATGAAGCGAAGACCTACTTCCAGCAGGGTCTCGCGCTCGATCCGCACAACAGCACCTGCCTCTTCAATCTAGGGTTCATTGCCGAGCGCCAGGGCGACGCCGCTGCGGCAGAGAAATATTTTCAGCAGACCCTGCAATACAATCCTGATTACGCCGACGCACTACTAGAGCTCGCAAATTTGCGTACGGCTGCGAAGCGCCTGCCTGAAGCGGAAGAACTGCTTCGCCGTTATGTGAAGATCGCGCACGATCCGGGCAATGGCTACTACAAACTAGCCATGGTTGAGCGCAGCCTTCATGAAATTGAGGCCGCAAATCGCGACCTGAACGTGTTTAAGACGATGTCCAAGAACGCGCAGGCCGGACCATACCCGTTTGAACACCTCTTCGATTACCTCGACAGCCGTTCGCAACTAGCTACCGGCGCTCGTCAGCAACTCGACATTGCCGAGTTGAACAACGAGATTCAGCGTCATCCCAACCAGCCCGCTAACCTCTACATGCTTGCGGAAGCATATCTCAAAGCCGGCAAGATTCCAGAAGCGCGCGGGACCGTTCAGCAACTCAATGCGCTGAGCGCGAGTGATTATCGAACCCTGAACGGCGTTGGCGTGTTGCTGGCGCGTTATCGTCTGTATGACGACGCCATCCAACAATTCCAGTCCGCCCTTCAGGCGAACTCCGGCTCGGACGAGGTGAAATTCAATCTGGCCAACGCGTACTTTCAGAAGCACGATTACTCGCACGCCCTCGAGATCACCAGCCAGATATCCGAAGCCGGCCGCAAAGATGACGCATATCTCACGCTGATGGGCGACATCTTCGCGCATCTCGGCGACACAGCGCAGGCCGCCGGCATATTCCGCGATGCCATCGTGCGCAATCCCGACAACGATCAGAACTATCTTTCGCTCGCATTGATCGATTTGCGCTCCAACGATGTTCCAGCCGCCCAGCAGACGCTCGCCAAAGGACAGTCGCGCATTCCCGCTTCAGGCAAAATCTACTGGGGCCTCGGCCTCACCTCCGCTCTTGCCGGAAACGTTGATCAAGCCGCATCGCGTTTTGAGCGTGCTGTGGACCTCCTGCCCGAGTGGCCCGGCGCCTATTCCACACTCGGCGTCTTTTACTTCCAGATCGGCCAGATCGACAAGGCCCGCGATGTGTTGAAGCGCTTTAAGGAAAGCAATGCCGGCTCCAGTGCCGACATCAGCCGCATCGAACAGGTGCTCGATCAGGCCTCTCCACAAGCGAATCAGGAATCTGGTGTCTTGAGCGCGCAAAACAAACAACAGCTTCTTCAGTTCGCGCTCTCGCTCGCGGATAGGACACTATGAATCCGGCGCTCCGCTCATCGGCGCTATGCGCCCTTCTCACTGCGCTTGTCCTACAAACGCCGGCTAATTTGGTCTTTGGGCAAGCGGCGAAGAGCACCAAGCCTGCCCCGCCGGCCGCGCCCGCTTCTGCAGTGCGATTCACTGACATTCGCAAGTCTGCCGGAATTAGCTTCGTGCAGGACTCGACGCAGACTGACGAGAAGTATTACCTCGAGACCATGGGCACCGGGGTGGCCTTTCTCGACTACGATCAGGACGGCCTCATGGACATATACTTCGTCCAGTCTGGCGCAACCGAAGCCTACAAGCCCGCGCAGCCCTTGCGCTCAGCGCTCTACCACAACAACGGTGACGGCACTTTCACAGATGTGACCGCCAAGGCGGGCGTAGCTGGTGAAGGACATTACGGCCAGGGCGTCGCGGTCGGTGATTTCAACAACGACGGCTATCCCGACCTCTACGTCACGGGCTACGGCAGCGCAATCCTGTATAGCAACAACGGCGACGGCACGTTCACTGATGTCACTTCGCACTTAGGCCTCGCCGATGAAGGCAATTGGTCTACAAGTGCCGGCTGGTTCGATTACGACAAAGACGGCTATCTCGATCTTGTCGTCACTAACTACATCGAATGGTCGCCTAAGAACAACATGTGGTGCGGAGACCGCAAGCCCGGCTACAGATCTTACTGCAACCCGAATAACTACCGCGGTCAGAAGACGAAGCTCTACCACAACAACCACGACGGCACATTCACAGATGTGAGTGACAAATCCGGTGTCAGCGCGCCCGAGTCGAAAGGTATGGGCGTGCTGCTCGCGGATCTGAATGGCGACGGCTGGCCCGACATCGCGATCGCGAATGACACATGGCCGAATTTCCTCTTCCTGAATAACCACGACGGCACGTTCACTGATGCATCGCTGATCTCGGGACTCGCAGCCAGCGAAGATGGCCGCTACGAAGCCGGAATGGGGATCGACGCCGCCGACGTGGATGGCGACGGTCTCCTCGACATCTACATCACCCACCTCGACTTTGAATTGAATCGCATTTATCACAACAACGGAGACAGCACTTTCACTGACGCGACTTACAGCTCGGGCATCGGCAACAAAGCCATTCTGCTAAGTGGCGTCGCGGCAAAGTTCATCGACTACGACAACGATGGCTGGCCCGACATTCTCCAGGCCAACGGAGCCATGGTCGACAACGTGCAGCTCTATCACAGCCTTGTGAGTTACAAAGAACCGCTGCTGATGTTCCACAACCTGGGCCACGGCAAGTTCGAGAAAACGTCCGAGTCTCTTGGTCCCGACTTCAACCGTCCCATGGTCGGCCGCGGTCTCGCTACGGCCGACTTCTTCAATGACGGCCAGGTTGGAATAGCCGTCAATTGCCGAGGAGAGTCGCCCGTGATTCTGCGCAATGAGGGCACAGCCAACCATTGGCTTGAAGTGCTCCTCATCGGCGACAAATCCAATCGCGACGGCATCGGTTCGGTGCTCAAGCTCACCTCCGATGGCGTGGTGCAGGTCGACCAGGCCAAAGGCGGCACCAGCTACATGTCGGCCAGCGATCCCCGCATTCACTTCGGCCTTGGCAAGCGCAACAAGATCGAGTCGCTTCAGATCACGTGGCCCAGCGGCCGCGTCGACAAACTCACCAGCCTTCCCATCGACACCATCATCGCGGTAAAAGAGGGGACCGGCATCGTTCCGCATCCCTTCCCGAAGGTGAAACCGCGATGATTCACTCAGTCATCAACCGTTTTTATAATCGCTGAATCTTATGATCATTCCTCGTCGCCGCTTCCTCGGGTCCAGCTCATTCCTGCTCGGCGCCTCATTGCTCGAAAGGCTCACCACGCCCGTGTGGAAACTCGGCGCAGCGGCGCAGGTTAAGCCTGCCGTCGCATCCACGCCCGCATCGCCCGTGCAGTTCATCGACGTCGCTGAACACGCCGGACTCACGGTACCCAATGTCTGGGGAGGCGTTGAACACAAGCGCATCATCATTGAGACCAAGGGCAGCGGCATAGCCTTCTTTGATTACGACAACGACGGCTGGCTCGACATCTACCTCACAAACGGCAGCCGTCTCGACGCGCACTGGGCTCCCGGAGCCGCACCCACCACCCACCTGTTCAAGAACAATCGCGACGGAACGTTCACGGACGTGACCGAGAAATCAGGCCTCGGCCGCAGCGGCTGGCAGACGGGCGTCTGTGTCGGCGACTACGACAACGACGGCTGGGACGACCTCTTCTGCACCTTCTGGGGCCACAACATCCTGTTCCATAACAACGGCAACGGCACCTTCACTGACGTCACAAAGAAGGCCGGCCTCACGCAGAGCAAAGGCCGCTGGGGGACAGGTTGCAGCTTCGTCGACTACGATCGCGACGGACACCTCGATCTCTTCGTTTGCAACTTCGTCAGGCTCGACCCTGATAACCCGCCGTCGATCGATAACGCAAGCTTCTGCCAATGGAAAGGCGTGCCCACCATGTGCGGCCCGCGCGGGCTCCCCGGCGACACCAACATCCTCTACCGCAACAATGGAGACGGCACCTTCACGGATGTTTCGGAGAAGGCCGGCATCCTTAAGCCCGGCCCGCGCTACTCCATCACATCCGTGTGTTGCGACTTCGACAACGATGGCTGGCCCGATATCTACGTCGCTGTCGATTCCATGCCCAGCATCCTCTATCAGAACAATCACGACGGCACGTTCACTGATATCGCAGTCATCGCGGGATGCGCCTACAACGCTGATGGCCACGAGCAGGCCGGCATGGGCCTCGCTGTTGCTGACTACGATTGCGATGGCTGGTTCGACATCTTCAAAACCAACTTCGCAGACGACACCAGCAATCTCTACCACAACAACGGCGACGGCACATTCAGCGATCTCTCCTTCAACTCCGGAGTCGGCATCAACAGCACCTACGTCGCATGGGGCTGCGGCTTCATCGATTACGATAACGATGGCTGGACCGACATCGTGCAGATCAACGGCCACGTCTATCCTGAAATCGACAAGTACAACTTCGGCGAGACCTTCAAAAATCCGCGCCTCGTCTACAAGAACCTCGGCAACGGAAATTTCAAAGACGTCTCCGCGTCCATGGGTCCGGGCGTCACCGCGCGCTTCTCAAGCCGCGGCGCCGCCTTCGGCGACTACGACAACGACGGCGCCGTCGACATGCTCATTCTCAACATGAACGAGCCTCCCTCGCTGCTTCATAACGTAGGTGGAAACAAGCAGAACTGGATCAAGCTGAAGCTCATCGGCACAAAGTGCAATCGCACTGCCATTGGCGCACGCGCGCGCGTATTCACAGGCAAGCACATCCAGATCGCCGAAGTGCAGAGCGGCGCCAGCGTCATGTCGCAGAACGATCTGCGGCTTCACTTCGGGATTGGCTCCAGCACTGTTGTCGACGCGATCGAAGTTAAGTGGCCCACCACGCAGAAGGTGGAACGATTCGAGAAAGTGAAGCCGAACCAGATCCTCACCATTCGTGAAGGGGAAGGCATCATCGCCGCGCATCCGCCGGCATAGCTCGCTCGCGACAAACTACGGCTGCGCGGTCTTCTTTTCGTCTCCGCCCACCTGCACCAGGAACTGCTTCACTTCGCGTCGTTGCTTCTCCACGGCGGCAGCCTGTTGCTTTTTGAGTTCGTCGTGAACCCTGAACTCCTCGGCCGCCTTCTCCTTCTCGCCCAGCCGATCGTACGCAACACCGAGTCGATAGTGCGCCTCGGTCGAGAGCGAGTCAGCATCAATCGCCTTCTGATAAAACTCAGCGGCCCCGCGATAATCCGACTGCGACGCGCGAATCACGCCAAGCTGCAGATAAGCGATGCTGCATTTTGCATCGGCATCCACGGCCTTGTTCAGTGACTGCTCAACCTGCCGCAGCGTCTCGGCATCTGTCTTCTTCCCGTGTTGCTTCCAATACGCCATGGCGTAG from the Occallatibacter riparius genome contains:
- a CDS encoding FG-GAP-like repeat-containing protein, which gives rise to MKSQLNLLRPRVSRRAVLKGLSLASFALKAAPILGFELGEGVERAGELSLADVHLSPHYPSQSPLTDIFRLVPPGSDDYPLEKAAVEIEALLDRWGTTLKNSPQSTAALSDLLEPELDATDIEKGIQRPIRTGFGIDAVASSFSSTSKRPREQFIAGIAEWLKPASSLQTAEFEIFSIEPVSQSSSALRIEVRYDIVSTLPDNKREERVGTWNMEWARDEQQQWRARLWHFGEEKRSFSKGPAFTDVTANAFAGVDSYHAQLMHGADYWRTVIDGAVGIDVYGNNGVAAGDFDGDGFDDLYICQPAGLPNRLYKNHGDGTFEDVTEKAGVGVLDRTACALFADFQNRGRQDLLVVCGSGPLLFLNNGNSTFTLKRDAFKFARPPQGAFTHAAIADYDNDGRLDVYFCLYMYYLGLEQYNYPVPYYDARNGPPNYLFRNQGDGTFIEATEPAGLNVSNNRYSFACAWGDSNGNGHPDLFIANDFGSSQLYRNNGDGTFKDVSQEAHVESVGAGMGCCWADYDNDGRQDVYVPSMWEAAGQRVSQQRQFHPDAPANIRELYQRHARGNALYRNRGDGTFLNVGQSAAVEMGRWSWSSDFWDWDHDGYSDLYVSNGYLTCPQADELAGFFWRQIVAKSPEDTTPLLTYERGWNAINELVRADHTWHGLARNVAFVNNRDGTFTEASGTLQLDFRDDARAFALSDLDHDGRLEVIVKNRTAPQVRVLRNDLNPIGSSISFCLTGTRSNRDAIGASISITAAGTTQTRYLQAGAGFLSQHTKELFIGLGAQQGMIQAMVRWPSGLTQTFSELPVGHRIHIEEGNSTFRAVAHAAPRTGQKANASASAREPLPLQSETWLIQPLRAPAFQLPDIDGANHALDSWSGRPLLLTFWSTEAAQSLRQLSALKAAAPLLERSHLKVVAISLDEPARVPEARKEATQFRSFATVLFATQDVSGIYNILYRHLFDRRRDLPIPASFLIDSKGMIVKIYQGFAEAPRIADDTNAIPTDSQARMRAALPFSGMLIQDAFERNDFTYGVALYQHGFLDQADESFRQVVAAKPDNANAYYNLGTLNLRRNRLAEAKGYLQKTVELRPAFAEAWNNLGMIAAQQGDADEAIRDFQQSIAIRPAYFTAHLNLGNLYRRQRAFDKADASLSRALAIRPDDPEIHYSLGMLFAQQDDFQRAEQYLEHAVALRPDYPEALNNLGVLYVRRQDYARAEDKFLAGIKAAPTFDQSYLNLARLYANRNDKQKARDVLQQLLQLRPDDDNARRALEVLQ
- a CDS encoding TonB-dependent receptor; this translates as MGRDSGRSMLFNALRCAVLGCLCILLLQSRPALSQVDEGAITGTVQDTSGAVVPNADVTLLNIDQGITLQTKTNSSGGYTFSPVRIGHYTLTVTATGFAKTTQTKITVQVAQVVQVNVSLKPGATTETVEVNTAPPVLQTEEASVGQVIGEAQVNALPLNGRNFTFLAQLGAGMQTPQPDTRGNAASGAFSANGLRPSQNNYLIDGIDNNSNAVDFLNGTNFVILPPVDAIQEFKVQTADFSAELGRSAGAVMNATIKSGTNSIHGAVWEFFRNDKLDAADYFENNNGQPRGKLRQNQFGASFGGPIIKNKVFIFGDYEGFRRVQGTPENGNVPTKLMRSSGYTDLSDILTFNSGSRTDALGRSIPSGTILDPATTRYLAAGAIDPVSGLKNTGGQAYVRDPFGTCGPATATFTAAACNLNHIPAGRLSNPESQAAINILNLFPEPNSGLQTFSSSPALYEHRNQFDIRGDVNPNDKNQIFGRYSMSDDPIFIPGIFGGVADGGSFDQGEQTARSHQMVAGYTHVFSPNVINQVRGGFAHLHTTRFGPVATEAGIPAKYGIAGIPQPPTDGPENGGLPAFGIGNLAQLGSNAFLPSDEVSQTLQVTDDFTRIYGKHGFKMGIEYQNVKFSTLQPAWSHGQFNYGGGFTDIPNQSSTTGGVAQFVLPAQANSYNFADTPSAKKFDYSGGSDGVFASNIATTHDQRVYFATYFQDDWKMTPKLTLNLGLRWDYFGPINEVGGAQANFVPYALPDKNLGSPTFLIPATGSGNRKLSTGTPDTPGTCAGIGCYGFVDLLAKDGITLMQTNRYGKGLVQTQKTNFAPRVGFAYQVDPKLVVRGGFGVFYNAFENQGYGPNIGENYPFVFNLSYFSQSNPTGTSIDGQVAPISYNSPFASCSTAGGNPGSGHGTATFTSGFSCIPLTSTAVNALGVGLQGMQFDYKTPHTFSSNLSVQYSITRSIAAQAAYVFTQGSSLQTNVGYQLVNQLLPSGLDTKNCGAFSDFPNGACVPFKDFGGGSYSANLGDSTYHALQTKIEDQFSNGLTFLATYTWSKTMSDAGDLLNGGASGNGNNSGPFRALGIPGLGPRFDWGPANFDVRNVFHFSGGYQLPFGKGMKYMNTGGIANAILGGWAMNWIVTAQGGPPLDFSCPSGSVSGAGCRTVLVKGQSQQRGIKTKTIDGAPRPFWLNNAAAFNQPCQLGWNGTDPNTLAPIPDSPKGCLPETGAAALGSKPGNTVGPGIHRFDYSVFKKFQITERISTEFRAEFFNILNHPNFNPPNFGGNGVVAIGGSGNYTDPHFGEVGSTRFNPYDPRQIQFALKLYY